The Caproicibacterium lactatifermentans genome contains a region encoding:
- a CDS encoding ABC transporter ATP-binding protein, which yields MELFSVKDFSFSYPAAPKEALHKVNFSIRSGEYVALCGKSGSGKTTLLSHLKTVLAPHGTRQGTILWKGRPLQQVSLREQSSQIGYVMQNPENQTVTDKVWHELAFGLESLGTDQRTMRLRVAEMASYFGIQSWFYRDVSTLSGGQKQLLNLASIMAMQPEMLILDEPTSQLDPVAASDFLNTVCKLNRELGTTVLISEHRLEEIIPCADRVVVMDNGSIFADDVPRRAGRRIFEDKPELVPSLPAPMQVYYSIGGGQSCPVTVREGRNWLTQELAGKENIVRRLNRPAEPEEDAETVLELKDVWFRYEKDTPDVLKGVSLKLPKGKLSAVVGGNGTGKSTMLKAACGICRPYRGSVLVLQKNIRRWKTERLFHGCLAMLPQDPQCLFLKKTVREDLEEMLSSQKLAKEEGEALLQQVIAECDITELLDAHPYDLSGGEQQKAALAKVLLCRPRILLLDEPTKGIDSGFKAQLAAVFERLKQRQTTILMVSHDIEFCARYADQVSLFFDGSVLTTSPPTQFFSNNSFYTTAANRMSRHEFNNAVTCKDVITLCHKNHL from the coding sequence ATGGAATTATTTTCGGTCAAAGATTTTAGCTTTTCCTATCCAGCGGCACCGAAAGAGGCATTGCACAAAGTAAATTTTTCAATCCGTTCAGGGGAATATGTTGCGCTGTGTGGAAAAAGCGGCAGCGGCAAAACAACACTGCTGAGCCACCTAAAAACGGTGCTAGCACCACATGGCACCCGGCAGGGTACAATTTTATGGAAGGGACGTCCTTTGCAGCAGGTCAGCCTGCGGGAACAAAGCAGCCAAATCGGCTATGTGATGCAGAATCCGGAAAATCAAACGGTGACAGACAAGGTGTGGCACGAGCTAGCCTTTGGGCTGGAAAGCCTGGGCACGGACCAGCGGACCATGCGGCTGCGGGTTGCGGAAATGGCCAGTTATTTTGGCATACAGTCGTGGTTTTACCGGGATGTCAGCACGCTTTCCGGCGGGCAGAAGCAGCTGCTAAATCTAGCGTCCATTATGGCGATGCAGCCGGAAATGCTGATTCTGGACGAGCCAACCAGCCAGCTGGACCCGGTTGCCGCTTCTGATTTCCTCAATACAGTATGTAAGCTGAATCGGGAATTGGGCACAACGGTTCTTATTTCGGAACATCGGCTGGAAGAAATCATCCCCTGTGCGGACAGAGTGGTTGTGATGGACAATGGCAGTATCTTTGCGGACGATGTGCCGCGTCGGGCAGGCCGCCGCATTTTTGAGGACAAACCAGAACTGGTACCGTCCCTGCCGGCACCTATGCAGGTTTACTACAGTATCGGCGGCGGTCAGTCCTGCCCGGTCACGGTGCGGGAGGGACGCAACTGGCTGACACAGGAGCTTGCAGGAAAAGAAAACATTGTTCGCCGACTGAATCGCCCAGCTGAGCCGGAGGAGGACGCGGAAACAGTGCTGGAACTGAAAGATGTCTGGTTTCGTTATGAAAAAGACACGCCGGATGTCCTGAAAGGCGTTTCACTCAAGCTGCCGAAAGGGAAGCTTTCCGCCGTGGTGGGTGGCAATGGCACGGGAAAATCCACGATGCTGAAAGCCGCCTGCGGCATTTGCCGTCCCTATCGGGGGAGCGTTCTGGTTTTACAGAAAAATATCCGCCGCTGGAAGACAGAAAGATTATTTCACGGGTGCCTCGCCATGCTGCCGCAGGATCCGCAGTGCCTTTTCCTGAAAAAGACTGTGCGGGAGGATCTGGAAGAGATGCTTTCCTCACAAAAACTCGCAAAAGAGGAGGGAGAAGCGCTTTTGCAGCAGGTGATTGCCGAATGTGACATTACCGAGCTGCTGGACGCGCACCCGTACGACCTTTCCGGCGGCGAGCAGCAGAAAGCGGCGCTGGCGAAGGTGCTGCTGTGCCGGCCGCGGATTTTGCTGCTGGACGAACCGACCAAGGGAATTGACAGCGGCTTTAAGGCCCAGCTGGCCGCTGTTTTTGAGCGGCTGAAACAGCGGCAGACGACTATCCTTATGGTTTCACATGATATTGAATTCTGTGCCCGCTATGCGGACCAAGTGTCGCTTTTTTTTGACGGCAGTGTACTGACGACCAGCCCGCCAACGCAGTTTTTTTCCAACAACAGCTTTTATACCACCGCGGCCAATCGTATGAGCCGCCATGAGTTTAACAATGCAGTAACCTGTAAGGATGTGATTACATTATGCCACAAGAATCATTTGTAA
- a CDS encoding energy-coupling factor transporter transmembrane component T yields MKEPFAACNPSVCFIFFAAALLLSVFLTNPCFLALDAAASTLYMLLLRRSGGLRFLMSILGFSALLAALNPLFNTSGSTVLFTYFSRPYTLEALLYGVTAGGMFFSVMMWASCWQQTMDSDKMLYLFSGLAPAASLMLSMVFQMVPALRRKAETITAVQKGIGCTGTGNTRQKLRNSVGRLSALTSWALEGSLTTADSMKSRGYGTGRRTSFARYTFRAADCGALVFFGACFLLAAVSFSPRYQWSCSGTAFWLAFGGSAALLLFPSFLHIKEDILWNYFRSKILAFPIQRHRKRHCTK; encoded by the coding sequence ATGAAGGAACCATTTGCGGCCTGCAACCCCAGTGTTTGTTTTATATTCTTTGCGGCAGCCCTGCTGCTGAGCGTGTTTTTGACAAACCCATGCTTTTTGGCACTGGACGCGGCGGCATCCACGTTGTATATGCTGCTCTTACGGCGCTCTGGCGGTCTACGCTTTCTAATGTCCATACTTGGATTTTCCGCTCTGCTTGCAGCATTAAATCCGCTGTTCAATACCAGCGGCAGCACGGTGTTGTTCACTTATTTTAGCCGCCCGTATACGCTGGAAGCACTGCTGTACGGCGTGACGGCCGGCGGAATGTTCTTTTCAGTGATGATGTGGGCCTCCTGCTGGCAGCAAACGATGGACAGCGACAAAATGCTGTATCTTTTCAGCGGGCTGGCACCAGCCGCTTCACTGATGCTGTCTATGGTATTTCAGATGGTGCCTGCCCTGCGGCGAAAGGCTGAAACGATAACGGCGGTACAAAAAGGTATTGGCTGCACCGGCACGGGGAATACCCGGCAGAAGCTGCGGAACAGTGTGGGCAGGCTTTCAGCACTGACATCCTGGGCACTGGAGGGTTCCCTGACCACAGCGGATTCTATGAAAAGTCGCGGCTACGGCACCGGCCGGCGAACTTCCTTTGCACGCTATACTTTTCGGGCGGCGGACTGCGGCGCGCTGGTGTTTTTCGGTGCCTGTTTTTTACTGGCGGCCGTGTCCTTTTCGCCGCGCTACCAGTGGAGCTGTTCAGGGACCGCGTTTTGGCTGGCGTTCGGGGGAAGTGCGGCACTTTTGCTGTTCCCGAGCTTCCTACATATTAAAGAGGATATTTTATGGAATTATTTTCGGTCAAAGATTTTAGCTTTTCCTATCCAGCGGCACCGAAAGAGGCATTGCACAAAGTAA